CGAAGCCACGGAGCACGAGCGCGCGCCGACCCGGAGCGGCGTGTCCGGCCCGGCTTGACCGCTCGCTTCCGGCCTCCCTAGACTCCGACCTGAATCCCGCATTCCGCATCAGGCCCTGCGCGACTCACCCGCTCTCCATCGACGAGAGGAATCGGATGCCTGAGCTCAGGAAGGACCCGGTGGTCGGCCGGTGGGTCATCATCTCCACCGAGCGCAGCCGCCGGCCGACCAACTTCAGCCCTGCGGCGCCGCAGAGGTCGTCGGGATACTGCCCGTTCTGTCCCGGACACGAAGACAAGACTCCGCCGGAAGTGTACGCGGTGCGCGCCAACGGGGAAGGCGTGAACGCCGGGGGATGGACGGTCCGGGTCGTGCCCAACAAGTTCCCGGCGCTGCAGATCGAGGGGACGCTCGACCGCCGGGGTGAAGGTCTCTACGACAAGATGAACGGGGTTGGAGCGCACGAGGTCGTCATCGAGAGCCCGGTCCACGACCAGGATCTCGCGGACCTCCCGGTCGAGCACATCGAGCAGGTGCTGCAGGCCTATCGCGCCCGCGTGCTCGATCTGCATCGAGATCGCCGGTTCCGCTACGTGCTGATCTTCAAGAACCACGGCGATCAGGCCGGCGCCACGCTCGAGCACACGCACACGCAGCTGATCGCGACCCCGATCATTCCCAAGATCATCCAGGAAGAGCTCGAGGGCGCCCGGCGCTATTACGAGCTCAAGGAGCGCTGCGTCTTCTGCGACATGGTTCAGCAGGAGACGGCGGCGGAGGAATCCGGACGCCGGCTGGTGTCGATGAACGACCGGTTCGTGGCCATGGCGCCGTTCGCCCCGCGCTTTCCCTTCGAAACCTGGATCCTTCCGCGCCGCCATGACGGCTCGTTCGAGTCGGTCGAGCAGGAGGAGGAGCTTCGGGACCTGGCGTGGATGCTCAAGGACACGCTGGTGCGCCTCAACCGCGCCCTCAACCGTCCGCCGTTCAACTTCGTGCTCCACACCTCGCCCGTGACCGATCCGGACCTCGAGTACTATCACTGGCACATCGAGATCCTGCCCAAGCTGACGCGGGTCGCGGGATTCGAGATCGGCTCCGGCTTCTACATCAATCCGACACCACCCGAAGACGCCGCCCAGTACCTGCGGGGCATGGGCGGCTGAAACGGTTTTCGCCAGGAATGGCTCAAACGCTACGGATCGCGCACATCGCCAGCGAGATGACCCCGATCATCAAGGTCGGGGGACTCGGTGACGTGGTGGCTTCGCTGGCGGCCGAGCAGGCCCGGCGCGGCCACGACGTCGTGGTCGCCATCCCGGCTTACGCGGGCGGCCGGATCGGATCCCAGTGGGCTCGCCAGAACCTGGGCCGTGAAGAGGTTCCCTGGGGCATGGGCCGCGAGCCGGCGGTCTTTCGCCTGCTCTCACCGGCATCCCCGGTCGATGGCGGCGGAAGACTGCGCGTGCTGCTGGTCGACCACGTGGGGGAGCGGCGGTTCTTCGACCGCGCCGGCGTCTATGACGATCCGGCAAGCGCCGAAGGCTATCCCGACAACGGCGAGCGCTTCCTGTTCTTCTCCCGCGCGGCGCTGCAAGGGCTGGCGCGCCTCGACGGGCCTTGGGACGTGATCCACGCCCATGACCATCAGGCGGCGTGGGCTCCCTGCTTCGTGCGCACGCACGAGTCGGAGAACCCCAGCTTCGCCGAGACCGCCACGGTCTTCACCATCCACAACCTCGGCTATCAAGGCATCCACGATCCATTCGTCCTCGGATTGGCGGGGTTCGGCCGCGCGCTGTTCTATCCGGCCAGCCCGTTCGAGTTCTGGGGCCGGGTGAACGACATGAAGGTCGGCCTGGTGTTCGCGGACATGATCTCGAC
The DNA window shown above is from Candidatus Eisenbacteria bacterium and carries:
- the galT gene encoding galactose-1-phosphate uridylyltransferase, which translates into the protein MDERNRMPELRKDPVVGRWVIISTERSRRPTNFSPAAPQRSSGYCPFCPGHEDKTPPEVYAVRANGEGVNAGGWTVRVVPNKFPALQIEGTLDRRGEGLYDKMNGVGAHEVVIESPVHDQDLADLPVEHIEQVLQAYRARVLDLHRDRRFRYVLIFKNHGDQAGATLEHTHTQLIATPIIPKIIQEELEGARRYYELKERCVFCDMVQQETAAEESGRRLVSMNDRFVAMAPFAPRFPFETWILPRRHDGSFESVEQEEELRDLAWMLKDTLVRLNRALNRPPFNFVLHTSPVTDPDLEYYHWHIEILPKLTRVAGFEIGSGFYINPTPPEDAAQYLRGMGG